Proteins co-encoded in one Anaerolineae bacterium genomic window:
- a CDS encoding response regulator, whose amino-acid sequence MRTRQLENPTILVVEDNKDISFLICEILRSYIGCRVISAGDGEECLKIVKKEPPDVILLDIYMPGMDGFEVCKILKEDEQTNHIPIIFLTATASDLKSKIRGLEIGADDYIVQPVDNLEMVTRVKSMLRIKQLIDRGGGSGISGPLLSTKTAHDLRSPLTSIIGTADLIQNPFYGALNEKQQEFARTILKSSQQLLKMINELETANDQH is encoded by the coding sequence TTGAGAACCCGGCAACTCGAAAACCCGACAATCCTGGTTGTTGAAGACAATAAAGATATCTCTTTTTTGATATGCGAAATATTAAGGTCCTATATAGGCTGCAGGGTAATATCGGCCGGGGACGGCGAAGAGTGTTTGAAGATAGTCAAAAAAGAGCCTCCCGACGTTATCCTGCTCGATATTTACATGCCTGGAATGGACGGCTTTGAGGTTTGCAAAATCCTTAAAGAAGACGAACAGACAAACCATATCCCGATCATCTTTCTCACCGCAACCGCCTCTGACCTGAAAAGCAAGATCAGGGGATTGGAAATAGGGGCGGATGATTATATAGTGCAGCCGGTTGACAACCTTGAGATGGTAACACGGGTTAAGAGTATGTTGAGGATAAAACAGCTCATTGACCGTGGCGGTGGAAGCGGAATTTCCGGTCCTTTATTGTCCACCAAAACAGCCCACGACCTCCGCTCGCCATTAACCAGCATTATTGGTACGGCTGATCTTATTCAAAACCCATTTTACGGAGCCCTGAATGAAAAGCAGCAGGAGTTTGCCCGGACCATATTAAAAAGCAGCCAACAGCTTCTCAAGATGATAAATGAGCTTGAGACGGCAAATGACCAACACTAA